Within Spirochaeta lutea, the genomic segment TCCCGGATACACCCAAGGTTTCTAACTCAACCTGCCGCGGGCGCCAATCTTGGGTGGGTTGCCGGGGTAGATCGCACTGTCCTCCGCGTACGAAATAGGCTAGTAGTATGGGGTGTGGCTTTTCGGCCGGGTACCCTGATCAGGTGTCCAGAAAAACCGTATCCTCGGGACGAGCAAGCAGATCCTTACTCTCCGGACCGAGGATACCCGGGATCTCCTGGCTATGTTTGCCCTGAATCAGCCGCAGCTCCTCGCTGCTAAAGGCACAGAGTATGTGGGCAATATCGTTAACCTGTATGACGGACCCCGCTTCAAAAACACCCTGAACCGAAACAACCCCCCGGGGAAGCAGGCTCTTTTTATCCCGCATGGCCTGCAAGGCCCCCTGATCTACCGTAATGGATCCTGAAGGGATGGCGTTTTTCAGCCATCGGATTCGGTTTTTAAGGGGTTCCGCAGGGTCGAAGAGGGTTCCGAGGTCTTCACCGGCCACCAGCCGGGGAAGGATGTCCGGGGTACGTCCGTGGGCAAGGATGACGGAGCAGCCCGCATCTCTCGCGATGGTTACTGCTTTGAGTTTGGTCTTCATACCGCCGGTAGAAAACTCCGAACCGTTGTCCCCGGCAGCGGCATAGATCTCAGGGCTGAGGCTGTGAACCTGCCGGATGGGCCGGGCTTGGTGATTTACCCGGGGATCCTGATCGTAGAGGGCATCGATATCACTGAGGAGAATAAGGAGCTCGGCATCAATCTTGCTTGCCACCAGGGCTGAAAGCTGGTCGTTATCTCCGAAGGCACTGCCGATTTCTGCGGTGCTCACGGTATCATTTTCGTTGAAAATGGGAATCACCCGCATCTGAAGCAGGCGTTCCACGGCGCTCCGTAAATTATTGTAGCTGGTCCGATTGTTCAGGGTGTCCCGGGTAATGAGGATCTGGGCCACCGTCAGTCCGAAGATGGAGAATACCCGGCGGTACTCATCCATCAGCAGGGGCTGGCCGATGGCGGCGCAGGCTTGGCGCATCTGAACCGAGCTTACCCTTCGGTCAAGGCCGAGTTCCCGGGCTCCCATGCCGATGGCTCCGGAGGATACCAAGAGGACCTGTTTGCCCTGGGCAACCAGCCCTGAAACCTGATCGGCCACGCGGTAGAGGTAGGCAAGGTCGATTTCTCCTTCCCGAATGCGGCGCCCCTGGCTGGGATACAGTCCCTCCTGCCACTGAGCCCGGGAGGTGAGTACGTTGGTTCCGAGCTTAACAACCATCCGTGTGATGTATGCGAGATCCCTCATGGTATTACTCCGGGTATTTAGAAGGGTTTCTGGTGTTCGATGGGTCGGTGGGTGTAGGTTTTCCCCCCGCCGGAGTAATCCCCGACGATCTGCCCCTGGCCGTAGAGCTGCCATTTATACGTCATCAATCCCTGCAATCCTACCGGACCCCGGGCATGGAGCTTACCTGTGGAGATTCCTACCTCGGCCCCGAGTCCGTATCGGAATCCATCGGCGAACCGGGTGGAGCAGTTCCAAAGTACGCTGGAGCTGTCGACCTGGGCGAAAAACCGTTTGGACGCCTGGGCATCCTGGGTAAGGATGGCATCGGTGTGTCCCGATCCGTAGGTGTTGATATGGTCAATGGCTTGGTCAAGGGAGTCAACGGTTTTAATGGCTAGGATGTAGTCCAGGTACTCGGTAGACCAGTCCTGATCCACCGCAGCCTTCGCCGTCGGAATGGTGTGTCGGACATTCGAATCCCCTCGAATCTCTACCTTAGCCTGATCCAGGGCTTGGGCCAGGACGGGAAGGAGCTGGGGAGCGATGTCGCGGTGCACCAGCAGCGTTTCCAGGGCGTTGCACACCGCCACATACTGGGTCTTAGAATCCAGGATGATTTTAACGGCCTGATCAACATCCGCGTCATGGTGAACGTAGATATGACAGATGCCGTCGGCGTGACCCATTACCGGAATGTGACTGTTTTCCATAATGTACCGAACGAACTCATTGGAACCCCGGGGTATCAGAAGATCGATGAGGTCGTCCATGCCGAGCAGATCGGTAATCTGGTCACGGGTTTCGAGGAGACCGATCCAGCCCTGGGGGGCGCCGGCTTGCTCAGCGGCCTGGGAGATGACGGTGAATAGGGCGCGGTTTGTCCGGCTTGCCTCGCTGCCTCCCTTGAGTACCACAGCGTTGCCGCTTTTTAGGGATAACCCGGCTATCTGAACCAGGGCATCTGGCCGGGATTCGAAGATCATGCCGATTACTCCGATGGGGCAGCTTACCTTGTAGAGCTCTAATCCCTCATCAAGCTCGGTGGCATCGAGCTGTCTTCCTACGGGATCTTCCAGGCTGGTCAGGGCCTTGAGGCCCTCTACTACCTCGGCGAGTTTATCCTCTTGAAAGCCCAGGCGTTTTAAGAGGGGTGTTTCAAGGTTGTCTTTTTCAGCCTGGGCAAGGTCCTCCCGGTTCGCCTTGAAAATGACATCCCGGTTGTTCTCCAGGGCTTCGGCGATGGATGCAAGGATCGAGTCCTTGGTTGTTCTGTCTAATCCTGCCAGGCTGCGGGATGCACGCCTGGCTGCTTCGGCAATGTCGCGGGTTTTCATAGGGTGATGGTAGGGGATTCTCAGGGTTTAGGCAAGAACGCTTTGGGAAAGTGCTCCTTCAGGACCGCCATCAGATCCTCCCGCAGCATGCCTGCTACCTCTTCGGGTTTCAGGCTGACCACCGGTTTGTCCTTGGGGTCGGTTTCCAGATCATCCAGGAGAATTTTTCCCAGCCCCTTGGGAACCTTTTTTTCCGACAGGGGGCGTCCGGGTTGGTAGCTGTAGATTTCTACCGAGTCATGCCGGGTGTCGATGGTGACGTAATTGAATCGAACAGGAGGAATTTCCTGGATCAGCCATTGGGAGTGGGCTTTGCCTGCGTTTTCATCGGTTAGAAAGTAGATGGCCATCCGGGCTTCTCCCCGGTGGCAGGATACGGTGATATTAAGATACTCCATATCCATGGTAACCCCGCTGAGGATCTGGCGTTCTTGGATGTCGTAGTCTTTGATGATGGTCTTCTCAAGGATGTCGTAGATAACATCCGGGTGGGTAATTCCTGAAATAAAGAGTGTGTTGGTAAACCATTTTCGCTTCATGCAGTCTTTTTACATCCCTGGCGCATATTATAGCATCTATGGTAACACAATGCGAGGCCATAATTCAAAATAAACCCTGGTTTAAAGGTCAGGAATTTGGATATTGCATTCTCTAAAGCGATAATCTACCCTTTATGCAAGGAGTACAGGCTGAATGAGAGACCTATGGGATGAAGATCTGCTTGAGTTTGCAACAGAACATACTGAGTCTGCACCCCCCTCTGCGGATGAGATGCCTCCCTGGAACATCCTGATTGTAGATGACGATGAGGAGGTCCATATTATAACGAGGCTGGTGCTCCGGGACTACGTTTTGGACGGCAGGCCGGCCCGGCTTTTCCATGCGTACTCCGCCCAGGAGGCCAAGGCGCTGCTTTCGTCGGAATCGGGAATTGCGGTCATTCTCCTGGACGTGGTCATGGAGACGGATGATGCCGGCCTCCGGCTGGTACGCTGGATCCGGGATGATCTCCAGAACCGCCTGGTACGGATTATCCTCCGCACCGGTCAACCCGGGGTTGCTCCGGAGAAACAGGTTATCACCGAATATGAGATAAACGACTACAAATCAAAGACCGAGATAACGGATATCAAGCTCTACACCGCCATTACCGTTGCCTTACGCGGCTACCGGGACCTCCGGAGTATTCAGGAGCATACCCGAGGGTTCGGGCATATTATCCGCTCGGCCCGCAGCGTATTACGCCACAGGAATCTGAATGAGTTTTTCAGCCAGGCCATGGAGGAGGCCGCCCTGCTGGCTGGGATTGATCATGAGGATTGGAATACGGCCCCGGGGGTGCGGGGAATCTGTCTCCGGGCGGTAGACCGGGGCTACATGGTTGTTGCCGTACGGGGCGGCTACGAAGTTGAATCGGGAACCCGGTTACCTCCGGATCTATCGGCTCTGAACCATCCGGCGACAGCGGAGATAATCGCCCAGGTGCAGGGAAAACCCGGCATTGTGTTTACCGATTCGGAATTTTGCGCTCATTTTCAATCCCAGAACGGCGAATATAAAACCACCCTGCTCATTGCCGCTCCGGGTCCGCTGACCCATCTGGACAAGGAACTGCTGCATGTTTTTACCTCACACATTGAGGTTTCTTACGAGAACCTTTCCCTGGGGCAATCCATTGAAACCAGTCAGCGGGAAATTATTTACACCCTCGGAGAGGTGGTGGAAAGCCGGAGTCAGGAAACGGGAAACCATGTCCGCAGGGTAGGGGCTCTGGCCGAGCTCCTCGCCACCCTGGCGGGCATGGACGAAACCCAGCGATCTGCCATGCGCCTGGCTGCTCCCATGCATGACATCGGCAAAATCGGTATTCCCGATTCCATCCTGAATAAGCCCGGCGCCCTTACTGAAGAGGAGCGGGAAATAATCCAAAGTCATGCCGAGATCGGATACTCTATCCTTCGTTCGGGCAAAAAGGGCATCCTTCAGCTGGCTGCCGAACTGGCCTACACCCACCATGAGCGGTGGGACGGTTCGGGCTATCCTCGGGGACTGGCCGGGCAGTCCATACCCCTCTCGGGGCGCATCGTTGCGATTGCGGATGTGTTTGATGCCCTGACCCACACCCGGGTCTATAAGAAGGCCTGGACCATGGAGGATGCCCTGGATTACATCGGCCAAAACGGGGGCACTCAATTCGACCCAGAATTAGCCCGGCGATTCGTTCAATCCCGGGAAGAAATCAAAAGAATCTTCAATAAATACGAGGAAGGGTAAGCTCCTTCCGGATTATTCACGGTTTTCTTAATAGATCCTAACATTTCTCTAACAGAGCTGGTG encodes:
- the proB gene encoding glutamate 5-kinase, producing the protein MRDLAYITRMVVKLGTNVLTSRAQWQEGLYPSQGRRIREGEIDLAYLYRVADQVSGLVAQGKQVLLVSSGAIGMGARELGLDRRVSSVQMRQACAAIGQPLLMDEYRRVFSIFGLTVAQILITRDTLNNRTSYNNLRSAVERLLQMRVIPIFNENDTVSTAEIGSAFGDNDQLSALVASKIDAELLILLSDIDALYDQDPRVNHQARPIRQVHSLSPEIYAAAGDNGSEFSTGGMKTKLKAVTIARDAGCSVILAHGRTPDILPRLVAGEDLGTLFDPAEPLKNRIRWLKNAIPSGSITVDQGALQAMRDKKSLLPRGVVSVQGVFEAGSVIQVNDIAHILCAFSSEELRLIQGKHSQEIPGILGPESKDLLARPEDTVFLDT
- a CDS encoding glutamate-5-semialdehyde dehydrogenase codes for the protein MRIPYHHPMKTRDIAEAARRASRSLAGLDRTTKDSILASIAEALENNRDVIFKANREDLAQAEKDNLETPLLKRLGFQEDKLAEVVEGLKALTSLEDPVGRQLDATELDEGLELYKVSCPIGVIGMIFESRPDALVQIAGLSLKSGNAVVLKGGSEASRTNRALFTVISQAAEQAGAPQGWIGLLETRDQITDLLGMDDLIDLLIPRGSNEFVRYIMENSHIPVMGHADGICHIYVHHDADVDQAVKIILDSKTQYVAVCNALETLLVHRDIAPQLLPVLAQALDQAKVEIRGDSNVRHTIPTAKAAVDQDWSTEYLDYILAIKTVDSLDQAIDHINTYGSGHTDAILTQDAQASKRFFAQVDSSSVLWNCSTRFADGFRYGLGAEVGISTGKLHARGPVGLQGLMTYKWQLYGQGQIVGDYSGGGKTYTHRPIEHQKPF
- a CDS encoding HD domain-containing phosphohydrolase is translated as MRDLWDEDLLEFATEHTESAPPSADEMPPWNILIVDDDEEVHIITRLVLRDYVLDGRPARLFHAYSAQEAKALLSSESGIAVILLDVVMETDDAGLRLVRWIRDDLQNRLVRIILRTGQPGVAPEKQVITEYEINDYKSKTEITDIKLYTAITVALRGYRDLRSIQEHTRGFGHIIRSARSVLRHRNLNEFFSQAMEEAALLAGIDHEDWNTAPGVRGICLRAVDRGYMVVAVRGGYEVESGTRLPPDLSALNHPATAEIIAQVQGKPGIVFTDSEFCAHFQSQNGEYKTTLLIAAPGPLTHLDKELLHVFTSHIEVSYENLSLGQSIETSQREIIYTLGEVVESRSQETGNHVRRVGALAELLATLAGMDETQRSAMRLAAPMHDIGKIGIPDSILNKPGALTEEEREIIQSHAEIGYSILRSGKKGILQLAAELAYTHHERWDGSGYPRGLAGQSIPLSGRIVAIADVFDALTHTRVYKKAWTMEDALDYIGQNGGTQFDPELARRFVQSREEIKRIFNKYEEG